TGCCGGTCTTTTATCACGGAGGCCTTCCTGATAAACGTCCACTTCGTACGAATGTGGCGCTAAGTTCGGGGTGGCATTCATGATAATAAAATTTCTCTCACAAATGGTACAGGATGTAAAAATCTTGCAGGATGGAACCGCAAGCCTTTTTAAAGCTGATTCCCCATGTTCTGAGCGAGAACCGGAATACGATGCGGACCGCAAGCCGGCCCGCAGATGAGATATAAAACTCGGCAAATACCCCTTTCTCGGCCGATATACAGCGTCTTGTCGATATCAATTATTGGGACTCGGACGGAGTACCTGTAAGAGTCCGAGAGTCTACAGTACTACgatctacagagtacattcGAACGGAAACAAGATCGACCGGGTCTAGTGATGCCGACACAGCAGCAGTCGGGGAAACCGTCATCCAACTCCGAAAAGTTACTGTGCCGGTGGTTCGCTATTTATTTCATATCTACGTCAGTCGAATATTCGTACCGTCCTATAGCGGCCATGAGAATTGGTTAAATAGTGTGTCGTGGACAAATTCCCAGGCCTTGTTAAGGGGTATAGTTCTGCAATCAACACTCAATTTTTTATTTATATGTTTTTATCTAGTCCACTAATTTTACCCaaagaggagagaagaaaCGATGATGTTGAATGCAGCTACTCGCAGATGTTGTCTTCACCATGCTCGGGCTGTTCCACGTCGTGTTGTAGTAAATCCAATGGAAAGCCATGGCTGCTCTTTCGGGAAACAGCGTTCTATCAGTAGTAGTTCACAGCAATATCTCAGTAAGTACAATGTCAGCCAAAATCGGGGAGGGAGCAGGAACCAGGACGCTAATGACAGTTTCGGCGACAGAATCCCCGGAGCGGGTGTTCGATCCAAAATATTGGAAACAAGACCGTCGGGGTGTTGTCACTCTGGGTATGACATCGTCCTCCGTTTCCCCAAAAGGCTCTTTTTAGTGATTGCCCTTTTTTGCTGGTTGGAGTTATTTCTTTTGGCATGCATCGGTGGTTACAGTGTCGATACCGCACAAGCCGAACAACCAGTATCATCGCCAGAATCAACGGCTTCTACGACTCCTCTTCGGATGACCAAGCCTCCAGGCCATGATAAACCCCCAGAGAACCTTAAAGCGGCGTTGACAGAATTCATCGAGATTCTTGGACAAGATAATGTCATGACTGACCACGAAATCATGAAGTCATATGCCGGATCGGATTGGTCATCATATGTCCAGAAAGAGAACGAGGTACACGCCATTGTGTTGACTCCAGGCTCGACCGAGGACGTGTCCCGTATTATGAAAGTATGCCACAAGCGAGTGATGCCGGTGACCGCATATGCGGGAGGCACGAGCCTGGAAGGACATTTTGCTGCCACCAAAGGCGGAGTATCGATCGATTTTCAACGGATGAATCAAATAGTCGCCCTCCACAAAGACGATTTAGATGTCGTGGTCCAGCCTGGGGTGGAATGGGAGGCATTGAACGAAGAACTCGCGCAAACCGGGCTTTTCTTCCCTCCCGATCCGGCTGCGCGAATGGGTGCTTTCCTTGGTGGCAGTTCTCGCGGATGGCACGGTCATGGAAACGAGGCAGCGACCTCGCAAATCCAGCGCAGGATATGACTTGACCAAAAATTTCATCGGCAACGAAGGCACCCTAGGCCTTGTCACTGAAGCCACCCTGTAACTAACCAATTATCCCGAGATTCAGACCGTGGCTGTGGCGTCCTTCCCATCCATCCACAGCGTAGCTGGTTGTGCTTCAGCAGTGGTGAGAAAGGGCGTGCATATCGCGGCTGTTGAACTCCTCGATGACGTCCGAATGGAAGATCATCGTAGAGTCTGAAATGGGGAAATGGGGAGCCATCTTAAATATAATAGGAACGTTCTAGCACTGTATAACCCAtaagttgagggaacaacaTTGGAAACCAAAGAATTTTGGGGGTGTAAAGAGAAAAAGTATATAGGGCCTGCTGGTATTATGTGATAGCTCGATACAGTGATGAGTATAACGCTCCCAAAAGAGCCTTGGCTTACCTCAATAATTCATGGTTTAAAAACCAATATTAATCATTACAAAAAAGATCTGTTACGAGACAATGGAATTATTCCTCCAATGAACTACTCTTCGTGTAATGGATCGTCAATATCTTGCATCGTCGATGAAATCTTCAGAATGCAGACAGTGAGTAAATTGAGCTTCTTGGCAACTTCGAGATCTATCCCCGAGATAGAGACAAAGTTCTATGGCAAACTCGTCCAAGAGATCCGCGCGACTAAAGAAGATGTGATTAAATATCTTAACGCCCGTTTGGATAATTGTCCTTGTGCTTTGACCCGGAGACCATATTTGCAAGAGAAAACAATAACTGCAATCACACAGTCCGTCGATGGAATGTGAGCTCCCAAAGATCCATTTCTGTATTTAGGTTATTTATAGAACCTGTCTCACAGAACACTAGGTTTCTCCTGGCGCAGCTGTATCTTGATTCCTTGATCTCGATGACCATATCCAAAGAAATCATGGATGAGCTGACTAGATTAATGGATAAGTCTAAcaggtattattattattattattattattattattattattattattcatacacgcatctgtcagccctataggccgagtggcggcaggtcctgcaggGCGGCCGGGTAAACCGCCGTAGTGGCAATCGACTTTCTACATACATCCTGATATGTTATcccgcatgttgtatgtcccgtgctactgtttttgtactgctgttcccatggccaccaaggtccatgggcctgttggatactatctcgtttccttccctacttctgcaagctttaacctcggctgcactatgctgccagttgcttcgtgtccgttgttgtgactcggtatgtggttggtagagtctgaaactggcctaggaggcctgtgtcaagcataaagcgcactgccttcggtaccaggtctggccgtgttaggtaggcccggtaatccaactcccgccttgacccctgtgtaagatggcgcatccgggggcctgcctggtttgtacagtggaggagaacatggcgtatatcttgacgaccGCGTCCACAAggcattcagtcgattccatagcattaaaggtaccaagataactagccagcgcaatcttcccagtttgcatttgaatgaggactgatgtggcggctcttcgTAGGCCTTGATATAGTTGCATCGGCgcttttgagggttctttccataaacgacggagggagttcccatggGTAGAGGTAGCCCGCTCAGACTTCCATgcacttgctgcttctatgcggagggttcttcggatgctagctttgagagtgagctcctccactccgttggggttgggtgctCGGggattagcagcttcttttgcaagagcatcagcacactcattgccatagatgccttcatgacccgggagccaatacagctgtatatcccaaccgcgttcctgtagttgagatgcagtgcgtgtaatcttgctcaggatatattggtcagaagaccttcctggagctgaacacgcttgaattgccgcctgattgtctgtaaagatgatcgctgtataggcccgatgggaacgttgtgatgtcggtccaaatgtgttgcatatttgggtgagagccatctctatgcctcgcaattccgctgcatatacagtatgagtagctggggagccaatgtgaactgcctggcgccctagaggtgaaaccactgctgctccaactccctgttctgtcaagctgccatctgtgtatgcaatgatatTGGCGCCGCTATGTAAGGCagtttggtgagctgctaaggcatctAGTCTAACAGGTATGATGAGGCTTACAATACTGTCATGAAACGAATCTGTGACCAAGCCGCAAGCCAGAAAAGGCTGGCGGGAAACACTCTGTTATGGATAACCTGTGCCAAAAGACCTCTCACACCATTGGAGCTACGGACTGCTCTTGCTGTAGAGGTGGGTGATCGTGAACTTGATCAAGAAAATCTTCCCGATCTCGAAGACATCATTTCTACGTGTGCAGGACTGGTCACTGTTAGATCTGATGGCTCGGGAGAAGTGATTGAATTGGCTCATTATACAATGAAGGAGTTCTTTACACGAAGTTGGACCGTCTGGTTCCCATTAGCACATGAAAGCATTGCAACCACCTGCCTGACTTACCTCTCGTTCGATGCGTTCCAGGGAGGAATGTGCTTCAATGACACCGAATTCGAAGCCCGGCTAGGCCAATACCCTCTCTACTCATATGCTGCCAGGAACTGGGGTCACCATGCTCGGGTGCAACACGTCAACAATGATCTAatattttcctttttgacAGATACGTTAAAGGTCGATGCTAGTGTAC
The sequence above is a segment of the Aspergillus chevalieri M1 DNA, chromosome 6, nearly complete sequence genome. Coding sequences within it:
- the DLD1_4 gene encoding FAD-binding oxidoreductase (COG:C;~EggNog:ENOG410PGHW;~InterPro:IPR006094,IPR036318,IPR016166,IPR016167, IPR016169;~PFAM:PF01565;~go_function: GO:0016491 - oxidoreductase activity [Evidence IEA];~go_function: GO:0050660 - flavin adenine dinucleotide binding [Evidence IEA];~go_function: GO:0071949 - FAD binding [Evidence IEA];~go_process: GO:0055114 - oxidation-reduction process [Evidence IEA]) — translated: MTKPPGHDKPPENLKAALTEFIEILGQDNVMTDHEIMKSYAGSDWSSYVQKENEVHAIVLTPGSTEDVSRIMKVCHKRVMPVTAYAGGTSLEGHFAATKGGVSIDFQRMNQIVALHKDDLDVVVQPGVEWEALNEELAQTGLFFPPDPAARMGAFLGGSSRGWHGHGNEAATSQIQRRI